TTCGGCCGGTTCTCTCAGGCAGTGGCTCGGCGGCTTATCGCTGGCTTGGTCGGAGTCGTTGTCGAGGCGACTGACGTACTCAAACGACACAGTCACAAGATGATATTACATTGGAATATCTGAAAGGATGGGCACAAgactgcatatatgtacatttacatgtatatatgtgtatatatatatatatatatatatatatatatatatatatatatatatatatatatatatatgtgtgtgtgtgtgtgtgtgtgtgtgtgtgtgtgtgtgtgtgtgtgtgtgtgtgtgcgtgtgtgtgtgtgtgtgtgtgtgcacatgtatatatttatttacatatataaacatatatacatatatatgtataaatatatatataatatgtatatacatacatacatacatacatatatatatatatatatatatatatatatatatatatatatatatatatatatatatatatatgtataaatatatatgtgtgtgtgtgtctcttttagGGTAAAAAAGGGCaacgattttccttttctttccctcctggaCTTCGGACTCTAGATTGTATGCAAATATTTGGCTTTTTTATGCCAGTCGTTTTGCGTGTGGATGTTTGTTCCAGGATAAATATAGGTTGGTTTTGTATGGTATGATGCGGGCTTGGTTGTCGAGGGAttagagtggtgtgtgtgtgtgtttgtgtgtgtgtgtgtgtgtgtgtgtgtgtgtgtgtgtgtgtgcgtgtgtgtgcgtgtgtgtgtgtgtgtgtgtgtgtgtgtgtgcgtgtgtgtgtgtgtgtgtatgtgtgtgtgtgtgtgtgtgtgtgtggttggtgtgtaggtgtgtgtgtgtgtgtttgttggtgtgtgcgtgtgtgtatgagtgtgtgtgtgtgtatgtgtgtgtgtgtgtgtgtgtgttggtgtgggtgtttgtgtgtgtgtgtgtttgtgtgtgtgttggtgtgggtgtttgtgtgagtgtgtgtgtgtgtgcgtgtgtgagtgtgtgtgtgtgtgtatggtacacAGAGGTACAGGTAGttgcttggagagagagaggcagaggaaatagggaaagagagagatgatatactCATACCCAATAATACCCATAGACACGTATATAACATaccctattaccattatcacccccccccccgccctctctctctcgctgtctctctcttgctctgtttctctcttcttttctgtctctcttaatctttctctctccttttatctctctctctctctctctctctctctctctctctctctctctctctctctctctctctctctctctctctctctctctctctctctctctctctccctctctctctcctctctctctcctctccccctctctctctctctctctctctctctctctctctctctctctctctctctctctctctctctctctctctctctctctctctctctctctctctcttctcttctctcttcttaatctttctccccctctctaactctctctctctctctctctctctctctctctctctctctctctctctctctctctctctctctctctctctctctctctctctctctctctctctctctctcctcctcctcctcctcctcctcctcctcctcctctctccttcgctctccttctctcttctctctgattcactctctttctctttctttttctttctttcttttttctcgctcctccttcctctccatacttccactcactttttctctagctatttatctaattattcatctctgtctttctcttgctctgaTTATCtaactcccctttctccctgtcaatcatctcccatctcccttctaaAAACGGAAatagcgaaggagaagaggagaaaggaagagggagtgtaaGAAATgcgacaaaggagagaaaaggaggaaagaggaagagaaaggcgggAAATAAGAAGttgtgaaagaggagaggggagaaataaaggaaaaaggggaagaagagggaaaagggagaatggatgAATaggacgaaaagagggagaggcgaagggctaATGATGAATAGGCAATATGGAAATGTAGGAAAATGAagcaaaggggagggaagaatagagaagaagaggggagcgagaaaattagagaggtaaaaagagaaagaggggattttaaaacgggggaatggagggggagagagagagagagagagagagagtgggaagaagagagagagagagagagagaagactcctCACTggtttatgaatatgataatgttgTCAAGGCAGCTGACATGACCACAATCATTCTCCTTTCACATAcacatggagagaggggagggagagggagggggaaggagagggagaagaggggagggggaaggagagggagaagagggagggggaaggagagggaggagaggggagggagagggaacgatgcgaagggggaggagaggggtggatggagaggggaggaggagagggagggtggatgcgcaggggagggggaaggagagggaggatgctgagggggaaggaggatgctgaggggggaagcaggggagagaaggaggggaggagagggcaggacgcgcaggggagaggagagaggaggatgagagggaaaaaaggatgaagggaggatgtggagggggaagaagaggagaagggaggatgtggaggggggaggaaaggggaggatgaggagagcgaagaagggaggatgtgggaagggaggagagggacggggaaggtaggagggggaagaatgagagaagatgcagtacgagagagaggaaggagagaggatgatgtacgagagacggagagggaacgtagggtgggggagaggagagaggaggagagaaaaaggagggagaacagTGGGAGAGCTAcgaagaagggataaagggaagaaggaaggataagaagaaaaaagaagaggaagagcagaataaaagagggaggaaggacagaagaacagggaggaaggaggtggagaagggaaaggaagaggaaggagagacgcaagaggaaaggaagagaagagaggaaaggagagaaaatcgaAAAGCGGTAGAtaggatgggaagaaaggaagagaagaggaaggaggaaattggagaaaaaagtaaaagagaaacaaggaggaaAAAATTTGTAAGAAAATAGGGAAAGTTAACAAAATCATGACAAGGAGTTAACAGAGAtaacaagagaaataacaagaagtTGATAAAGAGACAAGGTGATGACGACTTGAAAAGAATAACAAGGAATTTAACAAGGAAATAactagttgatatatatatttatatgtgtgtgtgtctgtgtctgtgtctgtgtgtctgtgtctgtgtctgtatctgtgtctgtgtgtgtgtgcataaacgcagtatatatatatatatatatatatatatatatatatatatatatatatatatatatatatatatatatatatatatatatatatatatgatcagacCCGCCATATCATAATTACAGGATTGGTGAAAACACAGCAATAACCGGATCCATTTTCCGACTGAGGCAAAACCCGCAGTACAGAAGGGAGGCAATCAAGGCTCATTCACAACGCAACACCGATAAAAAACACCACCGGTGAGGGAGTCCCCGCCGCTGCAGACAATGCCTTCATCAACTTGGCCATTTCACCACCACGGCGACGTAACTTACAGCCTTGCTTATGCGAATTAGAGGATGTTGTGGTAGCTTTACTATCGACAActccaactaaaaaaaaaaaaaaaattaaaaagccaAATCACTCACCACCAAAAAAAAGACtgtaacaccatcaccaccaacacaatCACAATATCTTTACCATCTAATAAACCTCAACATCACCACCCAATAAACCACAACGTTACCAGCAAtaacaccacaacaccatcaccaccagcaatactaaatcaccatcaccaccatgaaCATCACAAAACCTTGACGGAATtacaacaccattattatcagatAATCTacattaacagtagtagtacaacaccatcaccaccatactaCAACACTACCACAACTTCACCTACACTACACCACCACAACTTCACCTACactacaacaccaccacaactTCACCTACactacaacaccaccacaactTCACCTACactacaacaccaccacaactTCACCTACactacaacaccaccacaactTCACCTACACTAAAACACCACCACAACTTCACCTACACTACAACAACACCACAACTTCACCTACACTACACCACCACAACTTCACCTACactacaacaccaccacaactTCACCTACactacaacaccaccacaacttcacctacaccacaacaccaccacaacttcaccaacaccacaacaccaccacaactTCACCTACactacaacaccaccacaactTCACCTACactacaacaccaccacaactTCACCTACACCACAACACCGCCACAACCTCACctacaccacaacaccaccacaacctcaCCTACACTAGAACACCACAACTTCACCTACactacaacaccaccacaactTCACCTACACCACAACACCGCCACAACTTCACctacaccacaacaccaccaacttcaccaacaccacaacaccaccacaactTCACCTACactacaacaccaccacaactTCACCTACACTACAACAACACCACAACTTCACCTACACTACACCACCACAACTTCACCTACactacaacaccaccacaactTCACCTACactacaacaccaccacaacctcaCCTACACTAGAACACCACAACTTCACCTACactacaacaccaccacaactTCACCTACACCACAACACCGCCACAACTTCACctacaccacaacaccaccaccaacaccacaatatcatcaccacctttACACTACACTCAACCACCCGCAatcctagggggggggggggagggcgacacTCCTTGCatgtctctttctttactttttcttaatCAATCTTGGGGGTTTGGGAGGAAGCAGGAAATTAGGGAGTCTTAAATTGATTGGataagataattttaaaaaatcgtgttttagggttttaagttttatttttgttttttatctttaatttttttattcttttatctcttttatttcttttttttttgcgtgtatatgtgtgtgcatgtgtgtgtgtgtgtgtgtgtatgtctgtgtacgtatgtgtattcgtgtatgtctacatatgtgtatggatgtgtgtttgtctgggtggtgtgtgtgtgtgcgtgtggttgtgtgttttacAACAAAAtcggggaaaaaaaaatctgtctctgTTTTCACATCACTTTCCACATTCTCGTTAATCTGGTTTTTTGTTTCCACgtgttttgtgtttatctattttgttttgtcttttccatGCAAGGACGAAGCTCGGTTTTATTCCCGATAATCCAGCAGGAATTGATGCGTGACTTAATCGCACTCGGTTCCATCTGTGAATCCGAAGTTCaccgaaagaaaaaaggattttgGGAAGCGCTTTTTGTACAGTAAAAATAatgcatacatgaacatacatatatatgttcgtatatatacacacacacatatacatataagtatgtgtgtgtgtttatatatatatatatagatatatatatatatatatatatatatatatatatatatatatatatatgtatatatatatatatatatatatatatatatatatatatatatatatatatatatatatatatatatatacatatatacatatatatatatatatatatatatatatatatatatatatatatatatatatatatatatgtatatatatatatatatatatatataaatatatatatagataaatatatatatatatatatatatatatacatatgtatgtgtatatatgtataaatatgtatatatatacatatatatatatatatatatatatatatatatatgtatatatatatatatatatatatatatatatatatatgtatatatatatatatatatatatatatatatatatatatatatatatgtatatatatatatatatatatatatatatatatatatatatatatatatactgatatgcgTGTAGATGAACAGGTAAATAGACAAACATTAAGGGGAAACGTGATTTTTATGCACTCTTTGACCTTGACGTTATATTGACCTGAAAGGATATTCATGAACCTCGGATCCCTTTCAAAAATGATGTTTATTAGCATTGACCGAGACAGATATGAAAGCTGGTAAAAGGCAAGATAAAGTATGCTCACAAAAAGGGACATAGggaaacgtgtgtgtatatatatatatatatatatatatatatatatatatatatatatatatatatatatatatatatatatatatatatgtgtgtgtgtgtgtgtgtgtgtgtgtgtgtgtgtgtgtgtgtgtgtgtgtgtgtgtgtgtgtgtgtgtgtatgcgtgtgtttgtgtgtgtatttacatatatatacatatctagctagctagctagcaagctatttgtctatctatctatttatctatatctatatatctatatctacatatatatatatatatatatatatatatatatatatatatatatatatatatatatacatatcgtcatataaagctctctctgtctccctctttccctctctccctccctttctccctccccctctccctccctctgtctccctctgtctctcatctctcgctccccttatttctttctctccctctcttcccacgaGGGCAAATAACACAaaactctcccctctcacccagccccctcgcccccccatccccagccccctcgcccccctccccagcccccctcactcccctccccagccccctcgccccctctcacccagccccctcgcccctctcacccagccccctcgcccccctccccagccccctcgccccctcctcacccagccccctcgcccccctccccagccccctcgcccccctccccagccccctcgccctcccctccccagccccctcgccccccattcccagccccctcgccccctccccagcCTGGTCTCTAAGGAACGAAGTACCAATTGTTCTTATAGTTCCTGTTGCCTGATTACCTCTGTTGTCCCTCTAGAATGCGGGTATtgtgtatgggagggagggatgtgggggggggttggggaggtgtgtgcgtgtgtatgggagggagggatgtgagggtgtggggggaggtgtgtggagggggtatgtctgtgtttgtatgggtttttgtttgtgtgtggggggggagggggttattatgtccgtgtgtgttggggggggggttgtgtgtgtgtatgggtttatctttatgtgtggggggggggttgttatctgtgtgtgtgtgtgcgtgtgggtttgtgtttgtctgtatgtgtaagtgcgtgtgtgtgggtttgtgtgtgtgggtttatgtctgtgtgtgtatgggtttatgtttgtgtgtgtgtgtgcgtgtgtgtgtataatgatgctccacctcctcccccttcttaacctcctcccctccctctccccctccctcctccccctcctcctcccctcccctctcccctcctcctccccctccatctccccctccctcctccccctccctctcccctccctctccccctcctcctccccctccctctccccctcctcctccccctccctctccccctccctctccccctcctcctccaccctcctccccctccctctccccctcctccttcaactccacctcctcctccttctcctcttcctcctcctccttaacttcctccttctccccctcctcctgctccttctcatccacctccttttccttcttaacctccttctcctcctcttcctccccctcctgctccttcctcttccacctcctcctccttcttcacttcctttcctcctcaccctcctcctccccctcctcctgttccctcttctccttttccaccttaacctcctcctccttctcctccttcttaacctcccctccttaatcttctcctcctcctccccgtcctcctgctcctcctcctcccttcttcttcttcttcttcttcttcttcttcttcttcttcttcttcttcttctcctcctcctcctcctcctcctcctcctcctcctcctccttcctaacctccttcttaacctcctcctcctcctcctcctcctcctcctcctcctcctcctcctcctcctcctcctcctcctcctcctcctcctcctccttcgcatcaTCTCTCAACGAAACTCGACTGACATGGAGTTCGCTCGGTACTTTTTTCCTGCTGAGATTCTtcttaaactttcttttttttcctttttttccttttttatgaggatgagggggaagggggaaggggaaggggaggagggaagggtgaggaaggggaggggtctcATGGGAGTGGGGGGGCtgttggtggagggggtgaaggggggataaggaggggttaAGTgttgttgagagagggagggaggaggatgggtgtggaagggggtgggtgggggcttgtgtggtgggggagaggggaggagaagggggagggagatggcagagggaggggaggaaggagagtgtggaaggggatgggggtgagaaggggggttaggggagatggcagagggagggggtgggaggatatCGGttcggacggggggaggggggataggagggggtagggggcgtggGATGGCTTGGAACAGCAGGAAACTTGTGGATGATGTTCCCCTTGGGTCCCCCCTCGCAAGGACTCGGAGACACTTTGTTtcagatgtttgtgtgtgcgtgtgtgtgtgtgtgtgcgtgtgtgtgtgtgtgtgtgtgtgtgtgtgtgtgtgtgtgtgtgtgtgcgtgtgtgtgtgtgtctgtgtctgtttgtgtgtgtgtgtgtgtgtgtgtgtgtgtgtgtgtgtgtgtgtgtgagtgtgtgtgtgtgtgtgtgtgtgtgtgagtgtaagcgagagtgtgtgcatgtgtgtgtatgagtgagtgtgtgtgtgtgtgtgtggtgtgtgtgtgtgtgtgtgtgtgtgagtgtgtgtatgtgtgtgagtgtgtgtgtgagtgagtgtgtgtgtgtgtgtgtgtgtgtgtgtgtgcgtgtgcgtgtgtgtgtgtgtgtgtgtgtgtgagtgtgactacgtgtgtgcgcgtgtgtgagtgtgtgcgtgtgtgtgtgcgtgtgtgcgtgtgtgtgtgtgtgtgtgtgtgtgtgtgtgtgtgtgtgtgtgtgtgtgtgtgtgtgtgtgagggagtgactgagtgagtcagtgagtgagtggctgtgtgcgtgtgtgtgtgtgtgttgtgtgtgtgtgtgtgtgttgtgtgtgtgagtgtgtgtgtgtgtgtgtgtgtgtgcgtgtgtgtgtgtgtgtgtgtgtgtgtgtgtgtgtgtgtgtgtgtgtgtgagtgagtgagtgagtgagtgtgtgtgtgtgtgtgtgtgtgtgtgtgtgtgtgtgagtgtgtgtgtgtgtgtgtgtgtgtgtgagtgagtgagtgagtgagtgagtgagtgtgtgtgtgtgtgtgtgtgtgtgtgtgtgtgtgtgtgagtgagtgagtgagtgagtgagtgagtgtgtgtgtgtgtgtgtgagtgtgtatatgtatctcagTTCAAATTGTCACCATGCTTGTTACCTCGCGTGTAAAATATCAAATCAAGAAAAATCTATCGATTGAAGCCACACAGAGAGAGGATattggcaggtagatagatataaatataaaattagatatagagagagatagagatagaaagatggacaggCTGTTAGAAAAcacgagagaaaaggggatacgaaagagaaaaaaataaaagaaagagggaaataaaaagataatattaatacaatgaacacaataaagaaaattaaaaaaaacaaagcgacacatagatagacacatattcaTAGAACATAGATGGAATGactgtgtaataataatgtagtaataAATGTTGATTAAATGCGGCGAATTGATTCATCATAACAATAGACaaactgtataatatat
This genomic stretch from Penaeus vannamei isolate JL-2024 chromosome 28, ASM4276789v1, whole genome shotgun sequence harbors:
- the LOC138867144 gene encoding putative proline-rich protein 21; this translates as MDPCQGVFPTPLVVQHHHHHTTTLPQLHLHYTTTTSPTLQHHHNFTYTTTPPQLHLHYNTTTTSPTLQHHHNFTYTKTPPQLHLHYNNTTTSPTLHHHNFTYTTTPPQLHLHYNTTTTSPTPQHHHNFTNTTTPPQLHLHYNTTTTSPTLQHHHNFTYTTTPPQPHLHHNTTTTSPTLEHHNFTYTTTPPQLHLHHNTATTSPTPQHHQLHQHHNTTTTSPTLQHHHNFTYTTTTPQLHLHYTTTTSPTLQHHHNFTYTTTPPQPHLH